In the genome of Mycoplasmopsis pulmonis, one region contains:
- the mutM gene encoding DNA-formamidopyrimidine glycosylase, with translation MPELPEVRVVCKSLNEKVQNLVFKKVEIFNPKLFKEYDPSYFQEFLIGEKILKISNLGKNIIYFLTNNKIMLSHLRMEGKYSFYEQKPKETLKHIQAIFYFENGSELHYRESRPFGTFHIRYLNNYLKIDPLAKVAQSPGEIDFETFYNRLSKKALAIKPTLLDQSIVSGIGNIYADEILFASKIHPATPSNLLSKDKVKEILKNAIEILDKSTELGGSTINSYESLNKKEGQYQNFLKVHTKKGEFCIKCSSKIEKIKFKGRGTYFCPTCQKQKDFI, from the coding sequence ATGCCTGAATTACCAGAGGTTAGAGTTGTTTGCAAATCATTAAATGAAAAAGTTCAAAATTTAGTTTTTAAAAAAGTTGAGATTTTTAATCCCAAACTTTTTAAAGAATATGACCCTTCTTATTTTCAAGAATTTTTAATAGGTGAAAAAATTTTGAAAATTTCTAATTTAGGTAAAAATATCATTTACTTTTTAACAAACAACAAGATTATGCTCTCTCATTTAAGAATGGAGGGTAAATATAGCTTTTATGAACAAAAACCCAAAGAAACTCTAAAACACATCCAAGCTATTTTTTACTTTGAAAATGGCTCTGAACTTCACTATCGAGAATCACGACCTTTTGGAACTTTTCATATTCGATATTTAAACAATTATTTAAAAATAGATCCTCTTGCAAAAGTTGCTCAAAGCCCTGGTGAAATTGACTTTGAAACTTTTTATAATAGACTAAGCAAAAAAGCACTAGCAATTAAACCGACCTTATTGGATCAAAGCATTGTTTCGGGAATCGGAAATATCTATGCTGATGAAATTCTTTTTGCTTCAAAAATTCATCCAGCAACTCCAAGTAACTTATTATCAAAAGATAAGGTAAAAGAGATTTTAAAAAATGCTATTGAAATTCTTGATAAATCCACAGAACTAGGAGGTTCAACAATAAATTCATATGAATCACTAAATAAAAAAGAAGGTCAGTATCAAAACTTTTTAAAAGTTCATACTAAAAAAGGCGAGTTTTGCATCAAATGTTCTAGCAAAATTGAAAAAATTAAATTTAAAGGCAGAGGAACTTATTTTTGTCCAACTTGTCAAAAACAAAAAGATTTTATTTAA
- a CDS encoding FMN-dependent NADH-azoreductase, whose amino-acid sequence MAKVLVIKTSMMGANSISNVLNDKFMEYYKEKNPNDEFIYMNLNDEKMASITMTSHNMKEYFVAEYSDKYINQLKKVDKVVMSVPMTNFNVNAVTKNYLDHISVADKTFSYKYSKKGEAIGLLDHLSVQILTTQGAPLGWYPWGNHSEYLKGHWRFLGAKVADHILVDSVKIGENSKKTPQEIIEKFDGEIKKAAYSF is encoded by the coding sequence ATCGCAAAAGTTTTAGTAATCAAAACATCTATGATGGGTGCAAATTCAATTTCAAATGTACTTAACGATAAATTTATGGAATACTATAAAGAAAAAAATCCAAATGATGAGTTTATTTATATGAACTTAAATGATGAAAAAATGGCAAGTATTACAATGACATCACACAACATGAAAGAATACTTTGTAGCTGAATATTCAGATAAATACATCAATCAATTAAAAAAAGTAGACAAAGTTGTTATGTCAGTTCCAATGACAAACTTCAATGTTAATGCTGTGACAAAAAATTATTTAGATCACATTTCAGTAGCTGATAAAACATTTAGTTATAAATATTCAAAAAAAGGTGAAGCTATTGGTCTTTTAGATCATTTATCAGTTCAAATTTTAACAACTCAAGGAGCTCCTTTAGGTTGATATCCTTGAGGTAACCACTCAGAATATTTAAAAGGACACTGAAGATTTTTGGGTGCCAAAGTTGCAGATCACATTTTAGTAGATAGTGTTAAAATAGGAGAAAATTCTAAAAAAACTCCTCAAGAAATCATTGAAAAATTTGATGGTGAAATAAAAAAAGCTGCTTATAGTTTTTAA
- a CDS encoding nucleotidyltransferase — translation MAIAIIAEYNPFHNGHIYQINYVKEKFPGEKIHIILSGNYVQRGEIAIASFEKRKKIALEYGADYVHELEFEYASQAAHIFAKGALAKINSLQIDKLIFGSETNDINEFINIAKIIKDNKSQYQLFLKENLKKGLSFPKASSLASQKITGKYFQMPNDILGFEYVKQIIFNNYKITAFCHTRTNDYKSDKPSGKYASSTLIRKMIFEGKDVSKYTPMIFEKKPIRIEDLYFDFQTIIFNKTAQELRQFKLVSEGIENLFKKHINEKSYDDFVDKVNSKRYTSSRIKRIILYILLGIKN, via the coding sequence ATGGCAATTGCAATTATTGCAGAATACAACCCTTTTCACAATGGACATATTTATCAAATCAATTATGTAAAAGAAAAATTTCCTGGAGAAAAAATTCACATAATTCTTTCAGGCAATTATGTCCAAAGAGGAGAAATTGCAATTGCTAGTTTTGAAAAGAGAAAAAAAATTGCTCTTGAATATGGAGCTGATTATGTTCATGAATTAGAATTTGAATATGCAAGTCAAGCTGCACATATTTTTGCAAAAGGAGCTCTTGCAAAAATAAATTCACTCCAAATTGATAAGCTTATTTTTGGCTCTGAAACAAATGATATAAATGAGTTTATAAACATTGCAAAAATTATTAAAGATAATAAAAGTCAATATCAATTATTTTTAAAAGAAAATTTAAAAAAAGGCCTTTCATTTCCAAAAGCCTCAAGTTTAGCAAGTCAAAAAATAACTGGAAAATATTTTCAAATGCCCAATGATATTTTAGGCTTTGAGTATGTAAAACAAATTATCTTTAATAACTATAAAATCACAGCTTTTTGTCATACAAGAACAAATGATTATAAATCAGATAAACCAAGTGGAAAATATGCTAGTTCAACTTTGATTAGAAAGATGATTTTTGAAGGCAAAGATGTATCAAAATATACACCAATGATCTTTGAAAAAAAGCCCATAAGAATTGAAGATTTATACTTTGATTTTCAAACAATAATTTTTAATAAAACAGCTCAAGAACTTCGTCAATTCAAGCTAGTAAGTGAAGGAATTGAAAATCTTTTTAAAAAACATATAAATGAAAAAAGCTATGATGATTTTGTTGATAAAGTTAATAGCAAAAGATATACCTCAAGTAGAATTAAGAGGATAATTTTATATATTTTATTAGGTATTAAAAATTAG
- a CDS encoding SGNH/GDSL hydrolase family protein has translation MKMKNKILIGLGLASWAGIITTSAILLPKIGKGKDVAVVDNKNKDSETSSGSVSDDFDKNTKHSPDDKKANQNKDKKSSQSRSSESDLENKNNSENNFDSGFIDNNSTLSNDKRLIKDKIRFVTFGDSIAAGFNAKMLDYVPGEYDPNTKQITGLSYSSYIADYINDLDPNKLESFKNFAFSGTTLKDWNDYFNNKDTIFFNSTKSEDLSQREDFLKRLTNSNLLLLNLGANDFMSLAFEKFKEKDVLSLLMKKDASTNDLIGVFLPILSSIRHEMGIRYKELISHIRKYNKNVTINLIGYPMPALKLFNMVNKLLGESVKIGNDTLLGFLLNFINSSIKDQVDLYENVNFVNAYDDPLWLKHKNDFTDVAFDIHPNEIGYKKMAQEIFLKLAIDISKYNNPSEINSSWNANYLSYDHGKFSRLFEFKNKKDSEIITTVLGVNNSALFSKNDKRIALYESKFNTDNYSEILFRYSDIFKTLSKSAVEFIINSSIFKTLDPEEDLKKFLFANNEANYQKLFEILTKSRFVHNIINRSIRDTLTLDLDNNGQAGIQEIELSHLMTIFKKEISNLDNYLGLLREFSSSSFYVDPETNLSFKDIIKKILKNFLQKSELKTTLISKFTGAFIQNKILSHNLSELVLRIVSGEKTFALIEKLIDDIFDNKAVYQKVEKIEDFLFAFVNTNEKAITDFVRFVLNELVAKPENFKALVSFGISQFLNSSNEVISTQTSQAFYEVSKTLVNIVDTEELLEKVLKNFIEEIKSSAQLKLSNPKEFNLIEKLQKSIISTFGFTNDLGWSFLKQVVKSKSLSSVEQRDKFTSSLKEVVSFVFKSENVKNKLISSAGTYLSNIELFKENSDVFKGIFSHILNFEKTPELLNKIIDYVINSWESIDQYNDAFEFVLNFLKTNSSWFKTYVKDIFSSVVNSEIQYANILTSKLNKLASQAGFELTNSSVESIKNIFTNTLKIIADSNTIDALVDTFVNSKTLLEIDKKNFIASLKNIQIFALSDDNFFSVFKALISSNKLKDKAFVNQYKQDITNVLKELLFEEKFFNLIYSFMMPKTSELFENNPEALNKTTTILRNALKKNLDPDFINKMMDIIFDNLDKYQKLENYGQVLGLILKDNSDAIATKVQAIFKDVVNEANFQDVLKVLLVSQTKKFMGFELNADETNKISTDLTKILKQVFESNNFAKSLALATKDSLVIDGVQANKKIFDFTRFLNTFLLSEKDEKTKENYQMVKSILNTKLIDISQNSESIKNLLKTFTKSALSRDELYEKTIKVFLSKEKLASAYTPVYEFVKFVLKNEKTTNFSDLLIDSLFKDFSQYQQANSFEELIYLVLRNNKETVVNYLKELSFEIKSSNIIQRLLGQTINALVTPNGEKIFSDTELQSLSTLINESLDLFGKTNIISNLYDLVLSALSINQESSSVLTKVENITHKALDQQNSYFAVIKTLLSVKEGDVDKSDEFKAIIKKFLNLFAKNDYLLTKFISPIVDKTIDFDSATKSSIVKLIKNVLSDEQNLKFSAQIIDTIFANKNKYLAYENLNDFLIDALVDNKENIINLSSNTLGKIKTDDEFKNIIKSFITKNLMTSDSSITEEEINTIVKSAHELISIVDSSNFLNQLLKDFFALLEKNKKDSKSTSLEFSTFMKKSISEFLDAENNYLALFKKVLSSNLLSTQSDQSSFTKSISSILRVFLRKEKALELMLKKQFRNFELHDIKVDDAINLIKFIFRDNQVIDFIETIINRVVSQKEEYSKLNSYQEILYKFLSSNKNETLNFFKKQIGEIKNSKLINPLAKSFIESELKKSKITLQNDEIDSIVNFVNESLVVLEKTDLIDKLYDLVVSSFNAKVSDKTKVEIFNFSSLLKPIMDQKDNYFSLVKTLATINWKLMESQNTDALKNALGQMLLRVFKNTDLLNKFLDPVLQNINFIDQDQKDSKTKNENLRNASKQILVFVLQNEDTLEFFKSLVNNIISNNQNYKNANNYLDLIVSFIEKNKNLVTQYFKKIAPKIASDSMLKTFVNGFALNLLQEQNLELSKDELSLVSNITSGAIDALSTSNIVEKILEVFLAEVKKQNPQSKTNDLFASIQEILKSKFDFSQNGLFEVLSIILKSNILDSKSINNKEYIQKVKTLFEKLLKNTSVQNFVKDKFIENISKSIPIEQNNKQSLSKIVALIASDPQTTNLVNKVIDDIFKNHKNYASKANLNEILAEFLTTHKNQLLAYLKSIINKLNVKVSELHDFSVNVLLSQLKSKMNIEFNNKEKEQLKSILKTSIHLIINSDIPQLVLNNLIEELKNKKALSRSVSMQKIITRNLNFDKGFFEIFKIVLNSVKQKDNNFRQEVINQIKNGLSIVLNKDTLINAIFTNFDLKIPNDLKQNSFNLLKEISNDVHFHRVVEAILEVVFSNQIHYHNGKIYESAQRKSEIKNWEDLIRVVLEKSDNVANNKVEDALYDLIYKLLLKSNSLKNILVSQLLPMFKSAKFDIKTKHHEIILRFVQGLGRFAHEQGMLKNIFKKSLDKFKNTNFSKVDFNKLTIEIMNIIKSNFMDVKTNTLYVSNIWKTKDLLDKYFRTYRDATKDFVNFFNMLFEASSLPNKTWHQYQNGIYKMLTNIIYPNEANAGGAQGSSSSLKVDGWDIFKNLIHLVNTYKELMSVFSYHLGKGYIDTIWQTKNFKDNPYYKALFRITTIILWITYQNVDGFIWWNATNRTIEGFTYAGLEDGWNKAKNEKRGIVNNIRKFTGHYPEDKVVLNGSNLVQTIFGNRSNGTTRYNYYDDQLLAYIWWNSSKDRFTNHPNRIILLEALRNGWIQKTWKRR, from the coding sequence ATGAAAATGAAAAATAAAATTCTAATTGGTTTGGGTCTTGCTAGTTGAGCCGGTATTATTACTACCTCTGCAATTTTACTTCCAAAAATTGGTAAAGGAAAAGATGTAGCTGTTGTAGATAATAAAAACAAAGATAGTGAAACTTCATCAGGATCTGTTTCAGATGATTTTGATAAAAACACAAAACATAGCCCTGATGATAAAAAAGCGAACCAAAACAAAGATAAAAAATCTAGTCAATCTAGAAGCTCAGAGTCAGATTTAGAAAACAAAAATAATTCAGAGAATAATTTCGACAGTGGTTTTATTGATAATAACAGCACTTTATCAAATGATAAGCGTTTAATAAAAGACAAAATTAGATTTGTCACTTTTGGTGATTCAATTGCAGCTGGTTTTAATGCAAAAATGCTTGATTATGTTCCTGGTGAATATGATCCTAATACAAAGCAAATAACTGGACTAAGTTATTCATCTTATATAGCAGACTACATTAATGATCTTGATCCAAACAAGCTAGAGAGTTTTAAAAACTTTGCTTTTTCAGGAACAACTCTAAAAGATTGAAATGATTATTTTAATAATAAAGATACAATATTTTTTAACTCAACTAAAAGCGAAGATCTAAGTCAAAGAGAAGATTTTTTAAAACGACTTACAAACTCTAATTTATTACTTTTAAATTTAGGTGCAAATGACTTTATGTCACTTGCTTTTGAAAAGTTTAAAGAAAAAGATGTTCTTTCACTTCTTATGAAAAAAGACGCTAGCACAAATGATTTAATTGGTGTTTTTTTACCTATTCTTTCAAGTATTAGACACGAAATGGGTATTAGATATAAAGAACTTATTAGTCACATTAGAAAATATAATAAAAATGTAACAATTAATTTAATTGGTTATCCAATGCCTGCTCTTAAGCTTTTTAATATGGTTAATAAACTATTGGGAGAGAGTGTAAAAATTGGTAATGATACACTATTGGGATTTCTTTTAAATTTCATTAATTCAAGCATTAAAGATCAAGTTGATTTATATGAAAATGTAAACTTTGTTAATGCCTATGATGATCCATTGTGATTAAAACACAAAAATGATTTTACAGATGTAGCCTTTGATATTCACCCAAATGAAATTGGTTATAAAAAAATGGCTCAAGAGATCTTTTTGAAATTAGCAATTGACATTTCAAAATATAACAACCCTAGTGAAATAAATTCATCTTGAAATGCAAATTATTTAAGTTATGATCACGGAAAATTTTCAAGATTATTTGAATTTAAAAATAAAAAAGACAGTGAAATTATTACTACTGTTTTAGGAGTTAATAATTCAGCTCTTTTTTCAAAAAATGACAAAAGAATTGCTCTTTATGAGTCTAAATTTAACACAGATAATTACTCAGAAATTCTTTTTAGATATAGTGATATTTTCAAAACACTTTCTAAATCAGCTGTTGAATTTATTATAAATTCTTCTATATTTAAAACACTTGATCCAGAGGAAGATTTAAAGAAATTCTTGTTTGCAAACAATGAAGCTAATTATCAAAAACTTTTTGAAATTCTAACAAAATCAAGATTTGTTCACAACATTATCAATAGATCAATTAGAGACACTTTAACTCTCGATTTAGATAATAATGGACAAGCTGGTATTCAAGAAATTGAACTTTCACATTTGATGACAATATTCAAAAAAGAAATTTCAAATTTAGATAACTATCTAGGTTTATTAAGAGAGTTTTCATCAAGCAGTTTTTATGTTGATCCTGAAACAAACTTATCTTTTAAAGACATAATTAAAAAAATCCTAAAAAACTTCTTACAAAAAAGTGAATTAAAAACAACTTTAATTTCAAAATTCACTGGTGCTTTTATACAAAATAAAATTCTATCTCACAACCTAAGTGAATTGGTTTTAAGAATTGTTTCAGGGGAAAAAACTTTTGCATTAATAGAAAAACTTATTGATGATATTTTTGATAACAAAGCTGTTTATCAAAAAGTTGAAAAAATTGAAGATTTCTTGTTTGCTTTTGTTAACACAAATGAAAAAGCAATTACTGATTTTGTAAGATTTGTTTTAAATGAATTAGTTGCAAAACCAGAAAACTTTAAAGCACTTGTTTCTTTTGGAATTAGCCAATTTTTAAACTCATCAAATGAGGTTATTTCAACTCAAACAAGCCAAGCATTTTATGAAGTTTCTAAAACTTTAGTCAACATTGTAGACACAGAAGAATTACTTGAAAAAGTCCTTAAAAATTTCATTGAGGAAATTAAAAGCTCTGCTCAATTAAAATTATCAAATCCTAAAGAATTTAATCTTATTGAAAAACTTCAAAAATCAATTATTTCAACATTTGGATTTACAAATGATTTAGGTTGATCATTCTTAAAGCAAGTTGTTAAATCTAAATCTCTTTCATCAGTGGAACAAAGAGATAAATTTACAAGTAGTTTAAAAGAAGTTGTTTCATTTGTTTTTAAAAGTGAAAACGTTAAAAATAAGTTAATTAGCTCAGCTGGAACTTATCTTTCAAATATTGAATTATTTAAAGAAAATAGTGATGTTTTTAAAGGAATATTTTCACATATTTTAAACTTTGAAAAAACACCTGAATTGTTAAATAAAATAATTGATTATGTAATTAATTCATGAGAATCAATTGATCAATATAATGATGCATTTGAATTTGTGCTTAACTTTTTAAAAACAAATTCATCATGATTTAAAACTTATGTAAAAGATATTTTTTCATCAGTGGTTAACTCAGAAATTCAATATGCAAATATCTTAACAAGCAAACTTAATAAGTTAGCTTCTCAAGCTGGTTTTGAACTTACAAACTCAAGTGTTGAATCAATTAAAAACATTTTTACTAACACACTAAAAATTATTGCAGATTCAAATACAATAGATGCTTTAGTTGATACTTTTGTAAATTCAAAAACTCTATTAGAAATTGATAAAAAAAACTTTATAGCATCATTAAAAAATATTCAAATTTTTGCTCTTTCAGATGACAATTTCTTTAGTGTTTTTAAAGCTTTAATTTCATCAAATAAACTAAAAGATAAAGCCTTTGTAAATCAATACAAACAAGACATTACTAATGTTTTAAAAGAGTTGTTATTTGAAGAAAAATTCTTTAATTTAATTTACTCATTTATGATGCCAAAAACTAGTGAGCTTTTTGAAAATAACCCTGAGGCACTTAATAAAACAACTACAATTTTAAGAAATGCTCTTAAGAAAAATTTAGATCCTGATTTTATCAATAAAATGATGGACATTATTTTTGATAATTTAGACAAATATCAAAAACTAGAAAATTATGGACAAGTTTTAGGTTTAATTTTAAAAGACAACTCTGATGCAATTGCAACAAAAGTTCAAGCTATTTTTAAAGATGTAGTTAATGAAGCAAATTTCCAAGATGTTTTAAAAGTTCTTTTGGTTTCACAAACCAAAAAATTCATGGGATTTGAGCTTAATGCAGATGAGACAAATAAAATTTCAACTGATTTAACTAAAATTTTAAAACAAGTTTTTGAATCAAATAATTTTGCTAAATCACTAGCTTTAGCTACCAAAGATTCATTAGTTATTGATGGAGTTCAAGCAAATAAAAAAATATTTGATTTTACAAGATTTTTAAATACTTTCTTACTAAGTGAAAAAGATGAAAAAACTAAAGAAAATTATCAAATGGTTAAGTCGATATTAAATACAAAATTGATTGACATATCACAAAACTCAGAGTCAATTAAAAATCTTTTAAAAACATTTACAAAATCAGCACTTTCTCGTGATGAACTTTATGAAAAAACAATTAAAGTTTTCTTATCAAAAGAAAAATTAGCAAGTGCTTATACTCCAGTTTATGAGTTTGTTAAATTTGTTTTAAAAAATGAAAAAACAACTAATTTTAGTGATCTTTTAATTGATAGTCTTTTCAAAGATTTTTCGCAATATCAACAAGCCAATAGTTTTGAAGAGTTGATCTATCTTGTTTTAAGAAACAACAAAGAAACTGTTGTTAATTACTTAAAAGAACTTTCTTTTGAAATAAAATCATCTAATATAATTCAAAGACTTTTAGGTCAAACAATTAATGCCTTAGTAACTCCTAATGGAGAGAAAATTTTTAGTGATACTGAACTACAAAGTCTTTCAACTTTAATAAATGAAAGTTTAGATTTATTTGGAAAAACTAACATCATTTCTAATCTATATGATTTAGTGCTTTCAGCTCTATCTATTAACCAAGAATCTTCAAGCGTTTTAACTAAAGTAGAAAATATTACTCATAAAGCTTTAGATCAACAAAATTCATATTTTGCTGTGATTAAAACTCTTTTAAGTGTAAAAGAAGGCGATGTAGACAAAAGTGATGAGTTCAAAGCTATTATTAAAAAATTCTTAAATCTTTTTGCAAAAAATGATTATCTTTTAACTAAATTTATTAGTCCAATAGTTGATAAAACAATAGACTTTGATAGTGCTACTAAATCAAGCATTGTTAAATTAATTAAAAATGTTTTAAGTGATGAACAAAACTTGAAATTTAGTGCACAAATAATTGATACAATTTTTGCAAATAAAAACAAGTATTTAGCATATGAAAATCTAAATGATTTTTTAATTGATGCTTTAGTTGATAATAAAGAAAATATAATTAATTTAAGCTCTAATACACTAGGTAAAATAAAAACAGATGATGAGTTTAAAAACATTATAAAAAGCTTTATAACTAAGAATCTAATGACAAGTGATTCATCAATTACTGAAGAAGAAATTAACACAATTGTTAAATCAGCTCATGAGTTAATTTCAATTGTTGATTCATCTAATTTTTTAAATCAACTTTTAAAAGACTTTTTTGCACTTTTAGAAAAAAACAAAAAAGATTCTAAATCAACTTCATTAGAATTTTCAACATTTATGAAAAAATCAATAAGTGAATTTTTAGATGCTGAAAATAATTATTTAGCCCTATTCAAAAAAGTTCTTTCATCAAATCTTCTTTCTACTCAAAGTGACCAAAGTAGTTTTACAAAATCTATATCTTCAATTCTAAGAGTATTTTTAAGAAAAGAAAAAGCTCTTGAGCTAATGTTAAAAAAACAATTTAGAAATTTTGAACTTCATGATATTAAAGTTGATGATGCAATTAACTTGATTAAATTTATTTTTAGAGACAATCAAGTTATTGATTTTATAGAAACCATCATTAATAGAGTTGTTTCACAAAAAGAAGAGTATTCAAAGCTAAATTCTTATCAAGAAATTCTTTATAAATTCTTATCATCAAATAAAAATGAAACTTTAAATTTCTTTAAAAAACAAATAGGTGAAATTAAAAATTCTAAATTAATAAATCCACTTGCAAAAAGCTTTATTGAAAGTGAGTTAAAAAAATCAAAAATAACTTTGCAAAATGATGAAATTGATTCAATAGTAAATTTTGTAAATGAGTCATTAGTAGTTCTTGAAAAAACAGATTTAATTGACAAACTTTATGATTTAGTTGTTTCATCTTTTAATGCAAAAGTCTCTGATAAAACAAAAGTTGAAATCTTTAATTTTTCAAGTCTTTTAAAACCAATAATGGATCAAAAAGATAACTACTTTAGTTTAGTTAAAACACTTGCTACAATTAACTGAAAATTAATGGAATCTCAAAATACAGATGCTCTTAAAAATGCCCTTGGACAAATGCTTTTAAGAGTGTTTAAAAATACTGATTTATTAAACAAATTCTTAGATCCAGTTTTACAAAATATTAACTTCATAGATCAAGATCAAAAAGACTCAAAAACTAAAAATGAAAATTTAAGAAATGCTTCAAAACAAATTCTAGTTTTTGTGCTTCAAAATGAAGATACATTAGAGTTTTTTAAATCACTAGTAAACAACATTATTTCTAATAATCAAAATTACAAAAATGCAAATAATTATCTTGATTTAATTGTTTCTTTTATTGAAAAAAACAAAAACTTAGTAACTCAATACTTTAAGAAAATAGCTCCAAAAATTGCAAGTGATTCAATGTTAAAAACTTTTGTAAATGGCTTTGCTTTAAATCTTTTACAAGAGCAAAATCTTGAGCTTTCTAAAGATGAACTTTCACTAGTTTCAAATATTACATCAGGGGCAATTGATGCATTGTCAACTTCAAATATTGTTGAAAAAATTCTTGAGGTATTTTTAGCTGAAGTTAAAAAACAAAATCCTCAAAGCAAAACAAATGATTTATTTGCTTCAATTCAAGAAATTCTAAAGAGCAAATTTGACTTTTCACAAAATGGTCTTTTTGAAGTTTTATCAATTATTTTAAAATCAAATATTCTAGATTCAAAATCTATTAATAACAAAGAATACATTCAAAAAGTAAAAACTCTTTTTGAGAAGTTATTGAAAAACACTTCTGTACAAAATTTTGTCAAAGATAAATTTATTGAAAACATTTCAAAATCAATTCCTATTGAACAAAACAATAAACAAAGCTTGTCAAAAATAGTAGCTCTAATAGCAAGTGATCCTCAAACAACTAATTTAGTTAATAAAGTAATTGATGATATTTTTAAAAATCACAAAAACTATGCTTCAAAAGCTAATTTAAATGAGATCTTAGCTGAATTTTTAACAACTCATAAAAATCAATTATTAGCTTATTTAAAATCAATTATTAATAAGTTAAATGTTAAAGTTTCAGAGTTACATGATTTTAGTGTAAATGTGCTTCTTAGTCAATTAAAATCTAAGATGAACATTGAGTTTAACAATAAAGAAAAAGAACAATTAAAATCAATTTTAAAAACATCAATTCATCTAATAATAAACTCTGATATTCCTCAATTAGTACTTAATAATTTAATTGAAGAATTAAAAAATAAAAAAGCTCTTTCAAGAAGCGTTTCAATGCAAAAAATAATAACTAGAAACTTAAATTTTGACAAAGGCTTTTTTGAGATATTTAAAATTGTTTTAAATAGCGTAAAACAAAAAGATAATAATTTTAGACAAGAAGTTATTAATCAAATCAAAAATGGACTTTCAATTGTTTTAAATAAAGATACTTTGATTAATGCTATTTTCACAAACTTTGATTTAAAAATTCCAAATGATTTAAAACAAAATTCATTTAATTTATTAAAAGAGATTTCAAATGATGTTCACTTCCATAGAGTTGTAGAGGCTATTTTAGAAGTAGTGTTTTCAAATCAAATTCACTATCACAATGGCAAAATTTATGAAAGTGCACAAAGAAAATCTGAAATAAAAAATTGAGAAGATTTAATTAGAGTTGTGCTTGAAAAATCAGATAACGTCGCTAATAATAAAGTTGAAGATGCTTTATATGATCTTATTTATAAACTTTTACTTAAATCAAATTCTTTAAAAAACATTTTAGTTTCACAACTTCTTCCAATGTTTAAAAGTGCTAAATTTGATATCAAAACAAAACATCATGAGATTATTTTAAGATTTGTTCAAGGTTTAGGAAGATTTGCTCATGAACAAGGAATGTTAAAAAACATTTTCAAAAAATCATTAGATAAATTCAAAAACACAAACTTTTCAAAAGTAGACTTTAATAAATTAACTATTGAGATAATGAATATTATTAAATCTAACTTCATGGATGTTAAAACTAATACTCTTTATGTAAGTAACATTTGAAAAACAAAAGATTTATTAGATAAATACTTTAGAACTTATAGAGATGCTACTAAAGATTTTGTTAACTTCTTCAACATGCTTTTTGAAGCTTCATCACTTCCAAACAAAACTTGACATCAATATCAAAATGGTATTTATAAAATGCTTACAAATATTATTTATCCAAATGAAGCCAATGCAGGAGGTGCACAAGGATCAAGTTCAAGTCTAAAAGTAGATGGATGAGATATTTTCAAAAACTTAATTCATTTAGTTAATACTTATAAAGAACTTATGTCAGTGTTTTCATATCACTTAGGAAAAGGCTACATTGACACAATTTGACAAACTAAAAACTTTAAAGACAATCCTTACTACAAAGCTTTATTTAGAATAACTACAATTATTTTATGAATTACTTATCAAAATGTTGATGGTTTTATTTGATGAAATGCAACTAATCGAACAATTGAAGGCTTTACTTATGCAGGACTTGAAGATGGTTGAAATAAAGCCAAAAATGAAAAAAGAGGTATTGTTAATAATATTAGAAAATTCACTGGACACTATCCAGAGGACAAAGTTGTTTTAAATGGTTCTAACTTAGTTCAAACTATTTTTGGAAACCGTTCAAACGGAACAACAAGATACAACTATTATGATGATCAACTTCTAGCCTACATTTGATGAAATAGCTCTAAAGATCGTTTTACAAATCATCCAAATAGAATAATTCTGCTTGAAGCTCTAAGAAATGGTTGAATTCAAAAAACTTGAAAGAGAAGATAG